A single window of Melopsittacus undulatus isolate bMelUnd1 chromosome 22, bMelUnd1.mat.Z, whole genome shotgun sequence DNA harbors:
- the CCDC22 gene encoding coiled-coil domain-containing protein 22: protein MEEVDRILIHSLRPAGTAVPPEVQSVRDLTPELVVEASVRCLRAVNPTLGAPLSPLLPPGISARFRLASDLAAACQELGFGGDVGYQTFLYSSEHDTRRLLLFLVEKLPRDESESGAEPPGKSGALLRAIGTRIREQLGVPWVPPLCRTPLLQRLQGTNRLHPFTTCPLVLPQSGGPPELQEYYGGAAPPVPAQPPLYTRTPPALLETHMAQLSARHDWEAEWGGPGLASRLPPQEYVGRKRLRARLRALEPLRQACPPRPPGPPLDPAWLQEAFGAGGGRGALPKGSRFTHTQHLTHEQDPQILLQQIQAAAETQHPSRGAEEDTGARQASEEAALEQALAQLDAAIESCRGEMRDAQLSLTQAEAEVQQGRLALGGREDALRLKHQAIELLPDAQSNMAKLQLVVEASGRRIVSLAGQWERHRGPLLTQYRHLRALRDSAQLESSRRLSELRVLHERSRSAAAEAQRKEELYKTLVAELEALPRDVSRAIYTQRILEIVGNIRKQKEEISKILVDTRALQKEINSLVGKLERTFSVTDELLFKDAKRDEVVRKAYKYLAALHENCAQLIRTIEDTGTIQREIRDLEEQIEAETSSKPPASLERILSDCRALREENAALAARPRR, encoded by the exons ATGGAGGAGGTTGACAGGATCCTGATCCATTCCCTGCGCCCGGCGGGGAC agcgGTGCCCCCCGAGGTGCAGAGCGTGCGGGACCTCACCCCGGAGCTGGTGGTGGAAGCCTCCGTCCGGTGCCTCCGGGCTGTGAACCCCACTTTGGGGGCCCCCCTgagccccctcctgccccccggCATCTCCGCACGCTTCCGGCTCGCGTCCGACCTGGCTGCTGCTTGTCAG gagctggggtttgggggtgaCGTTGGGTACCAGACCTTCCTCTACAGCTCCGAGCACGACACCCGTcgcctcctcctcttcctcgtGGAGAAGCTGCCTCGGGATGAGAGCGAGAGTGGGGCCGAGCCCCCCG GGAAATCGGGGGCTCTGCTCCGAGCCATCGGCACCCGCATCCGGGAGCAGTTGGGGGTGCCCTGGGTGCCCCCCCTTTGTCGCACCCCCCTTCTGCAGCGCCTGCAG GGCACAAATCGCCTCCATCCCTTCACTACCTGCCCCTTAGTCCTGCCCCAAAGTGGGGGCCCCCCAG AGCTGCAGGAGTATTATGGGGGTGCTGCCCCCCCCGTGCCGGCGCAGCCCCCCCTTTACACCAGGACCCCCCCAGCTTTGCTGGAGACCCACATGGCCCAGCTCAGCGCCCGCCATGACTGGGAGGCTGAATGGGGGGGGCCTGGCTTGGCCTCTCGTCTGCCCCCCCAG gaaTATGTGGGTCGGAAGCGGCTCCGTGCTCGGCTCCGGGCGCTGGAGCCTCTGCGCCAGGcctgccccccccggcccccaggcCCCCCCTTGGACCCTGCATGGCTCCAAGAGGCttttggggctggggggggcaggggggcccTGCCAAAGGGGTCCCGCTTCACCCACACCCAGCACCTGACCCATGAGCAG GATCCCCagatcctgctgcagcagatcCAGGCGGCTGCAGAGACCCAGCACCCATCCAGGGGTGCTGAGGAG GACACAGGAGCCCGTCAGGCCAGCGAGGaggcagctctggagcaggcTCTGGCCCAGTTGGATGCGGCCATTGAAAGCTGCCGTGGGGAGATGCGGGATGCTCAGCTCAGCCTCACCCAG gcagaagcagaggtGCAGCAAGGCCGCTTGGCCCTGGGGGGGCGAGAGGATGCTCTTCGCTTGAAGCACCAAGCAATTGAGCTGCTCCCTGATGCTCAGAGCAACATGGCCAAGCTTCAG CTGGTGGTGGAGGCCAGCGGGCGCCGCATCGTCAGCCTGGCAGGGCAATGGGAGCGGCACCGGGGCCCCCTCCTCACCCAGTACCGGCACCTCCGGGCCCTGCGGGACTCAGCCCAG CTGGAATCATCGCGGCGGCTCTCGGAGCTCCGGGTCCTGCACGAGCGGAGCCGCTCGGCTGCTGCTGAAGCTCAGCGCAAGGAGGAGCTGTACAAGACACTG GTGGCGGAGCTGGAAGCGCTGCCCCGGGACGTCTCCCGCGCCATCTACACCCAGCGCATCCTGGAGATCGTGGGCAACATCCGGAAGCAGAAGGAGGAGATCAGCaag aTCCTGGTGGATACGAGGGCGCTGCAGAAGGAGATCAACTCCTTGGTGGGGAAGCTGGAGAGAACCTTCAGTGTCACCGATGAGCTGCTCTTCAAG GATGCCAAGAGGGATGAGGTGGTGAGAAAAGCCTACAAGTACCTGGCAGCTCTGCATGAG aaCTGTGCCCAGCTCATCCGGACCATTGAGGACACAGGCACCATCCAGAGGGAGATCCGGGACCTGGAGGAGCAg aTCGAGGCCGAGACGAGCTCCAAACCCCCCGCGAGCCTCGAGCGCATCCTCAGTGACTGCCGCGCGCTGCGGGAGGAGAACGCGGCGCTGGCGGCGCGCCCCCGCCGCTGA
- the FOXP3 gene encoding forkhead box protein P3, whose product MAGARDPPQDRPTVLTHGDPQRTQVPPKGGSCPPLLHIHHPGVLVMRTRLPPAHGLPTIEWGPKDPPGRDRAPSPAPPSNDPPQQPPRAPRCDLGGVAQCLRQLERIQELEQQLARERHRLGLLQAQLIRRGPPIMVPPGKGQVGPPPGWGPKAEGEPEPPPTGLPLEQGGLCPELEYYKVSTVRPPYTYATLIRWAILASPQRQRTLAEIYHWFSGTFGYFRHNAATWKNAVRHNLSLHKCFVRVENGRGAVWTLDESEVRSKRSPRYPKLDCDLKYFVPPQS is encoded by the exons ATGGCCGGGGCCAGGGACCC cccccaGGATCGCCCCACGGTGCTGACCCACGGGGACCCCCAGCGCACACAG GTGCCACCCAAGGGGGGTTCGTGCCCCCCCCTCCTGCACATCCATCACCCCGGGGTGTTGGTGATGAGGACTCGGCTCCCCCCGGCGCATG GTCTCCCCACAATTGAATGGGGCCCCAAAGACCCCCCCGGCCGTGACCGAGCCCCTTCGCCCGCCCCCCCCAGCAATGAccccccccagcagcccccCAG ggctCCTCGTTGTGACCTGGGGGGGGTGGCTCAGTGCCTGCGGCAGCTGGAGAGGatccaggagctggagcagcag CTTGCTCGCGAGCGCCACcgcctggggctgctgcaggcgCAGCTCATCCGGAGGGGCCCCCCCATTATG GTGCCCCCCGGGAAGGGCCAGGTTGGGCCCCCCCCAGGTTGGGGCCCCAAAGCAGAGGGGGAGCCTGAGCCCCCCCCCACGGGGCTCCCATTGGAGCAGGGGGGGCTCTGCCCAG AGCTGGAGTATTACAAGGTCAGCACTGTCCGGCCCCCCTATACCTATGCAACGCTCATCCGCTGG GCGATCCTGGCCTCCCCCCAGCGGCAGCGCACCCTGGCGGAGATCTACCATTGGTTCAGCGGCACCTTCGGCTACTTCCGGCACAACGCGGCCACGTGGAAG aatgCCGTGCGCCACAACCTGAGCCTGCACAAGTGCTTTGTGCGCGTGGAGAACGGGCGCGGGGCCGTGTGGACCCTGGATGAGAGCGAGGTCAGGAGCAAGCGGAGCCCCAGGTACCCGAAACT GGACTGTGACCTGAAGTACTTTGTGCCCCCCCAGAGCTAA